The DNA window GTTAACGGATATCAACTTATAATACAGGGAAGACAACATcaagaaattaagaaacaagaaaaaactaCAATGAATTTCATCCAATTAAGTGTACGTGTCAGGTACCAGTATAAAGAATTCTTTTATTAGGGTACCAGTATAAGGATGCAAGTAAACGAGGTAAAACAGATATGTTACTAGTGCAGCTGCTACCAGTGAGGTATCACTCTAAAAATGGCGTGATAAGAACAGAAATTGGAAGAAACAAGTATATGACAGGCAACTCCACAACAGTTAGTAGAATGCAAGTAAACTTTCATGCTCTCATGGATTATAATCCTTGTACCTTAACAATGACAGGAGCACGAAGTTCCAAGACTCGATGAATATCTATGTTAGCAGTTTCTCCAGAACTAGACTGGAGATCAGAAGCCTCCCTGAGAACCTGTTCACAGAAAGAGACCAGTTTCTCCTCAGCTATCCGTTCAAACTTCTCTTCTGCATCAGAACCAGCATCTTGAAATCCATCAGCCTGTAGACCTTTTTCTGAGTTTGTTTCAAATCCATATGTCGATTTCTGTAAGATGTTTAGATATATGCCAGTACCAGCTAATTCCTGGCGAAGAAGATTCATTGGTGGCCTGTTCAAAAGTTGGCAATGCTTTAAGTCCTTGAATTGAACAAAATGTATACACATACAGATAATTTTAATACCTTTCATCAGGAATTTGGTGCATGCGAGTCCTAAGGCTGGTGGATGAATTATATGAAGCAGCAAACTCCAACAAGGACAACAAAATGTCCAATACAGCAATCTTCTGTTCTGCTTTTAACTTGGTCCAATATTTCTTCTGTTAACAATAAGATAAATTgtttacacacacacacacaaaataataataataataataataataataataataataataataataaaaacctGAATGCCATCCATTGCACCAAGAAGCAACAATTGTGTAATGCACTTTCCCCTGACAGTTGCTAGCAAAGGACTCTCCTCATTCTTGGTATCAGGCTCTATGATATCAGCAACCTAAAATGAAGCAAAATAAGAGAGAGTATCCCTGCGAAAATCCAAAGGTAAATGTTATATTGCTAGCACCAGATAGCAACATACCCTAACTGGAGAAGTTGGCTGAGAAGCATCTGGCACGCCGCTTTTAGATTTTGAAGTAAGATTCCTAAGGAACAGATTGTCCATCATATTTCCCATGATACGTTGACCTAATGTTTGACTCCTATGGAGGCCTCCATCCGCAGCTCTTGGAGTTCTTCCTGATGGAGATGGAAGCCCTACAAACATAAACAATTCGTTAGTGTCACTAAGTATGTATTCATTGATTCTTCTAAGTCTCAAAAATGCACCTAACTAAAATTTGAAACTCTAACCTTCAGACTGCTCTACATTTGTGTGAGATGCCGAATCTTCAACTCCATCGGCATTTGTATTTGGGGATGCCAATGTGGATAATCTTCCATTATCACTGCCATCCAGTTGATGCTCACCTACCTCATTGACAATTGGCTTTATGGTAACATTGTCACCAACATTTTCCCCTGAATCTCCAACAATGCCTCCATGCTTTCCCAGGTTTTCAAAACCCAAAGCATTGAGCAGTTCTACCGGTTGTGTTGTGTATGAAGCATCCCTGAAGATCAAGAGTAAACAAAATGGATTATAGTTATCATCAGAGAAATTACAATGAATATTCAGGAGTTGACAGAAGTTTGCACCTTATGCTTTTAAGTAATGTGTTCCAGTCACTGTCACTGAATTGATGTCCACCAACTTCAATGAGATGTACCAAAGCACCAAGAGATATTGAGACCACTGTTTGATCCGTCTTTTTTGCACAATCTAACAGCAAACTCAGCAGTGGCGGCAGCATAAAACAAACCTCCTGTAATGAAGTTTCCTCATCAATGATCGTTTTACAATTCAAGGACAACtagataataataatcacattcTTATAATACTAATGCAATGAATTCGTGATTGATAAAACATCTGACAATTTTACTTTTTagcagaaattatttttaagcaATCAATGGCATGTACATGAACAATAAATTTTTCCCATAACAATGACCATCACTGCTCCAcactgagagagagagagagagagagagagagagagagagagagatccaCATCATTGGTAATCAAATGGCATGTACATGAAGTCGTGAACAATAAACTTTTCCCATATCAATGACCATCACTGCTCCACACACACACATTCACATCATTGGCAAATGGCAATAACATCTTCAATCGAAACCAGAGTATTCTATGCAATCCCTATtcctttatatattatttatctgTTTTACTAGGTAACCAGTTTTACTTTTGGCCAACAATCAACCAACAGAATACAATAAGGGTTAAGGGATTGGGTTGCTAttgtagagagagagagagagagaaatattgactgattgttggtttgaaaaaGTTAGGGTTCCTTTGGTTTGTGTTTTCATTTTCAGCGTTTTCTGTTCTAGAATTTTGTGaaggaaaaagacaaaaaatagtgaaaacaataaaatcctgttttatgttttctcctcctgttttctcttttttttttttcttcacaaaattttaaacataaaatattgaaaataaaaaaaatgaaaatgcaaaccAAATGCGCCCTTAGTTTCTAATCTTTTTCCACTTCTTGATTTGCAAAAAGCTCAAATTCCAGAAGCAAATGTTGCATTTGGCACTCTTAAGTACCATGCAACTGTTAAATCCCCAAATAGTATTACACACAACACCCAGGTCTCATGATGTTTagcatttagggtttaggtctAGTATTTCATGATATTACCCAGGAAAGTGTCATAAGGCCAATCATCAGCAAGCAGAGATCACAAGAAAGCATTCTCAATAGTGTAGTATACCTTATAGAATGTATTAAAAAGGTTGCAAAGCAGCTGAAGTGAATGTATGCTTGTTTCACGAAACCAATCATCATCAGTAGAAACAAAGCCCTCTTTTCCAGCATGTCTCACATGATCAAAAATTGGAAATAGAACTCGATGGAAAATACTCTCCCAAAATGATGTAGAGAACTTGCTACCTCTTtcattcaataaatcaaacaatACTTCAAGCGCACAACTTCTGACTTCAGGTCGCTGATCTGATGTTAGATCAGATAATCCAGCCAGCATCGGGAACCAATAATGCTCAGTTACATCCATAGTTGCATCCAAATTGGCATCAATAGGCATTAAGGCTCCTCCAGGAATAAGACCCTAAGTTGacaaataaaacattaaaaagtaGAGGCACTGACAGTAAAAACCGAATAAAGAATCCACTTCTTGAAACAGTCAACAATTTTACATAAAGTACTCAAAATTGGAGCAAAAAATGGCTCATCTACAATGAAAAGATTGAGCATTTGggaaaaataatgagaattaGGCTTAGCTTCAGACATCCTGTTATCATACCATGCTCCAAAATAGTGTGCATGCACACACATATATATGGGTGAAACATACTAGACAGTGATAGCAAAATAACATATCCCACCCCATTTGTTAATTTAGAGGGCCTCAAAAAGACCAATATAATCATTTGAAGTAAAAATGAGATTTCCGACTGAAAATACCAAACCAACCTCTGCTAGACGGTCTTCACATATCCGCAGGAGTGCAATAGCCTTCAAGCTAATACGATGTGAAGTTTTATTGTTGGCAAACCTTATCAGACAATTCACGCAATCCATGAAACAATCTCCCACTACTTGATCAAAATGTTCTAAGATGACTGCAAAATTTCCATCCGTTAGATGCACCACAATTGCAACAGAAGACTGCAATGACAAGATCAAAGAAACCTATTCTTACCCTGCTCAACATTCTCAAATGCACTCTCAACAATCGATTCCAATTCATCATCTGCAGCAGCTGTAAAAATCATAAACACACTACGCCATCCAGATTTTATGTTTCCAACTTTAGATTTTGTCATCTGCAACATACAATAGTACCAacttaaatatagaaaatatatcTAATGACATTAAGTACAAACGGAAAAGAACCAGAATTCAAGCCAACTAAACCTGAACAATGCAATCAACAATTAGCCTCCTTTTGGATTCACTTTGACTATTCCGCATAAGAACAACAAAAGGTTTGAGAATATCATTTTGGAAACTGAAATTGGCCAGTTCAGCACGCTCCAAATACTTCATACCAAGTTGCCTTAGAGAATCTATGGCATACATAGCAATTTTCTCATCATGATGACTCCCTGCAGATATAAAGTGATTCGCTAGAACAGACCAAATTCTAGCCCAGACCTGGAAGACAATAAACAAAGCTTACAGATGCAATTTATAAGGCATGAAATATCAAGATGAATCAAATACTTGCAATTTGCATTGATAGAATACATACCATGCGTATACGAGCCATATTATAATAACTGATTTCAACAAGCTTTTGCAAGCTGAAAACACGAGCTGGCGATTGTTTCAGCTCTTCTGCTGACACACCACAGAGAGCAGTGAAGAATTCCACAACTGAATCACTAGGTAGTTTAACACTATTCATGAAAACTTGTTCAGAAGGTTTGCCAGCTAACTCTTTCAGAGACTGAACAACAGCATCCCTGGAGATTTGGTTTGACCCATGCATGACAGTGGCAGAAATTGCAGGAGTACTTGTTATAAATTCAAGGCGAGAAATACATTCCAGAACAGCATTCCATGTATCTTGAAGGGAATTCATGTCCGAGTCACTAATAACCAAGAGTGTACGCAACGCTTCAACATTTTTACTACGCATTTCCTTGGGAGCATGCAAGAAAGTAAACCTGAGTTCAACAAAACCAAAAAAGAACATAGTCAACTGTCCCAAAATCATAGTTGAAAGATGGCATCCTTATTCTCATgtataaaatatgtatatttCCTAGTAtgtcaaaataaagaaaaagaaaacagaggGAATGCAGAAAAATATCAAACCTGACAAGAGAAGTTAAAAATGCATAGCGCATAGTGTCCATTCCAAGCACATATGTAATATGTATGCCAGCTTTGAAGCCTTCCATCAACAGAACAACACGAGGCTTATTCTCACCTTCCTCCATTGTTACAGAGAAGGTAGCAAGCAAAGGCCACCCAACAGCTTCTACCATGGGCCTTACAAGCTCAATCTGCTGGGCAGTGTAGAAAACCCCTCTTTTCACCTCCTTATTCCTGAATATAGCTTGTGTTTTCTTAATGATGGCCTCACTTTCAGACTTGGCATCTTCTGATAACTTTCTTCTGGGCAGTGCTAAATTAAGAATACTGACAAGGCGCCCTTCTTCACCTTCTGGCTTTTGTCTGCTGCTTTTTCCAATGAATGTTGTGTCATCTTTCATTTTAATCTCTTCTTTGACAATAGAATCATAGATCTCTTCCAGAAGCTCTCTAGGAGCACATTCCTCAGCATCATCCCTGGCATTCATGCGAACAAAGTCTGACTTGGACATCTTAGGCCAAACCATTGGGTTGTGAGCATCAGTATTTAGCATGATAACAGCATAAGCAAGAACATATGCTGTATCAGCATTTTTAAAAAGGCTTGGATTGTCTGCACAATATCTGCCATAGACAACATGCACAAAAAGAAACTACAATTATTACATAAGACACAAATTATTAGTGGAGATAGAATTATCATGACATATTGAAAAAGTATTAGTCGCAGAAACTATATGCACAAACCAAAATCttgaaagaaacaaaatatCTATAACACAAATCATCCGATATTTGAGATTTAAAGTAACAAAggataaattaaatgataacTGACTTGGGAAAAGGTCAAGTACAACATGTATTTGATAGAACTAGCTTCTTATCAATCACAAGATTTTCTATCAAAATTCAACACCAACGGTGTGTTTTGCACGTGGGTTAAAATACACATGGATCAATTCCATGGAGCTTCCATTCATAATTTTTTCTGCAAACTTTTCCATGATTCGATCAATCTTTTGGGCTTCACCAGGAAGTCGGAACCCTTTAAGAAACTCCCGGATTGCAATATCAAATTTCATTCCAGCAAACTTCATCGAATCTACATAAGCATGCATGACAGCAAGGGGAAACTCTTCATGTTGACCTAAATAGTCACCAATTACAACCTGAAAGCAACCAAGAGGTATATATTACAGAACAAACATGAATCTAGAATTAAATTGCACCTACATGAGAGTTACAACCTTATCCAGATTGGGAGTGTTCTTCAAAAATTGAGCAACCGAAGCAGGTTCGTTTTCCACTAACTTATTTGATATTAGATATTCCAACCCTTTTGTCGGTTTCCTGTTGAACTAAAAAGATTATTAAAACCATAAGTCAGCTCCAAACTACATATTGACCATTATACAATGGAAGGTTCTGACAAATTTCACTTCCCTTCTATAAAGTTTAAAGACCATAAGATCTGATACCTCAGCAATGGCAGCCTCCAGTGTAGATTTATGAGCCTTGGCCTTCTCAAAATTACTGGTTACATCTTCCCTGGATTTAACTTCAAAAGAATCTTCCACTGAAGACCCTTCTTGCTGATTGTTATTCAGGTTCAATTCCTTATGTGATTGCTCCCACTCAACCAATGATTTAAGAACACTAACAAGAGCCTATGAGATAAAGAAAATGTGATCAATCAGCAACATTACCAAGAGACAATGATTCAATGGAAGTATAATTTTCCCTCAATTTTCAACCCCACTTTCTTTTACTTCCCTTGCCGCAATCATTCAAGTGAAGACATCTTGCATTTAAAACAcaattcataaatattttgtattattattaaatatgaaataattaaaaaataaatgtgaaaaatTCTTTCAtgcatataaatataaatattagttttagtattagttttataataatatccacacaaaaaaaaaaaagcaatttaATACCCGATATGGAAGTTCAATGAAACTATAGAGAATTTTAAAGTAACTAAACCTCGAATGAACTACTTGCTTCCCATAAAAAAGGCAACAGTTAACCTACCTGAAGCGATGAACCTTTAATTGAAGCTGTTTGAGAAACAGCAACAGCATTTGGATCAGTATTTTGAGTACCCTGAGCTATTTTTGATAGAGCTGTAACCTACATGTTAAATTGGAAGACGATAGAGATTATTGCATTCACCAACATGCACATAAATAACTTCAATGATGTTTATGCCATACAAAATCACTGTCAGATTTTACCATTCTTTCAAACAAGTTTGGTGCATCAAGATCACAGTCATAATTCACAAAAATGTCAACAAGCATCTGTGGATCCTTACATACTTTTTCTAGCATCCTACAAACCAACACCAAATCAAATTAAtcatacccaaaaaaaaaaagaatggaaaaacAACATATCATTTAAGGTCTTTAAACCAGATTACAAGAAACTTTAATCAACAGCAAGAACATCATACCGAAGAACACTAAGTTTTTGGTTGATGGGAAACTCTAAACTGTCCAGTGGTCTAAGCACTATCAGCGGAAAGAAGATGCCTATTTCACCCTGAAAACAAAAAGAGTGGTGCAGAAACAGATTAGACACGTTAAATCAACAGTGGTCTCTGCTAAGAAGCCTCTATGAGATTTGGAAAAAGACATGACACATACTTTGAGACTTTCTCTGAATCGCAACAACAGCACCAAGAATATTCCAGTTGCATACTGCCAAcaaagaagaacaaaataacAAGATTTACAAGTAGATCCTTAAGGATATGCTAAAAAATGTAACTTAGTTCAACCAACCTGAAATATGACAGGGGATTGTGAAACTGAAGCTCGCAATAATGCATATGAAAGATATGCCTTCACCGAatcaataaaatgaaaattcttTGTAAATGAGTGGCTAACTCCCTCCAACAAACcctgagaaaataaaataaaaaataaaaaaattcaattgtcATCagttaagaagaaaaaaaagtaatttgaAACATTGAGAAACCAATTCACAGCAACGTGAATGAGtttcaaagaataataaaaagacaATAATGTGCCGTCCTTCCATAAGgttttatttaagaaagaaagcattaaataCAAATATCAGCATCAAAACAAAAGGATATGTAAGTTTTCTTTACATCATCTAAGTTTTCTTTACATCATCTTGACATTAATTGCATTTGTAGATCTAAACCCAAGGCAATACAATTAAAAGCACCAAGTATATCACGGAAAATCAAATGGACCTGTAACTTGGTCCAGAGTAAAGCAAAAAAATGCTTATGCATCATTACAAAGAACATAAGTTTCTATGAATTTTGCTACAACCTATAAACTAGCAATTAATAGATGCTAGAATCACTTTAtaacctgcagaagctcaagagatAATATCCTTGTCTTGGTTGTAACTTCATCATTATCTTCCTTCATACCCATCTGCCAAATTTACAGTTGAAAACATAAGAGATGTTGAAAGAAAGTAACCGTGATGCAAGTATTTAAGTTGCAGAACCAACCTTGCAAAGAGTGCGAAATACCAACAAAGCATCACGTTGTACTATACCCATGCTCTCTAAATCAATCCCACTTGACAGAAGATTAATAGTTTGGGTAATTAGTCTCAGTGAAAAAAATGCAGAACAGAAATTTCTATAACATATCCATACCGTATAATCTGTTTACCATCTTCAGTATGCACGGCCTTGTCCAGCACAGCTTCTAAGCCCTATAAAATATACACAATCTTATCATAATAGGGATTAGCTAAATAGGATTGGATTAGTAACATATTTGTAAACTATTTACCTTAATATCAGCACCCCCAGCAAGATGTTGAAGTTCCTCAAGTGATGCTGGTAAAGCATCCTTGGCTTGGCTAAGTGCATCACCTAAAgtcatttctttttcattcgACTCTCCCAAAGATGTTTCGTCatattttgtgtttgaattcTCAGCTGAAGCTGCCTCTGTAGCTGTATGTCCACCTGAAGTTTCAACCTGGACACTTAAAGGCATTACTAAAAGAGAATTACTGTGGAACCAATAGACTTaatatacttaataataaagaataaaaataatcccCCACCGGATTGGTTTCCATTCTCCTAAAGATGATGCTGATCATCTGTGTTAGCATAGCCTTTGATGTTGCTTGGTTTATAGGACTCTTGCTACAAAGGCAAAGAATGAATCTGAGTACTATAGATTAATAACTAAGCATCAAAGACAAAATAGAAATGAGTAATACCTATTTAGTGCAATATTGTAGCATACTCTGATAACTCCCAACAAGGGTTCGCCATGCACTGAATAACACAAAATAAGGATCGTTAATtatacaaaaagaagaaagcaatATGTAAATAAATGCATACGAACAAGAGAAAAAAGGTGGCCTAGAGAACCAAGGCGTGGTTTGAAAACCAGAGGATCGATATGATGATCAGGGTGACATAGtgaaaaaaactgaaaataaaagcataatGCATGTGTTAAATTACATCACAATTAGTTGTGTAAACAGCAATACTCTAAGCTTCTAACTGAAATGAAAGCAGGCCTGTATTGTCTCTATTGATGGAGTTTTTCTCCCTTCTCCTTAACACAGCAGTTTTGCATAACTTGTTTACCAGTCATGCCTAATCAGAGCACTCACAAGTCTCAATTCTCAATTTCAGTGTAATTGAATTCCAAAGAAAGATGAGGAGATTTAACTTAAAATGAAAAACTAATGGAAGCCGCAGAATCCTGAGGCTACCAATTTAATGGCAAAAATGGGCTTGGCTCATTAAAAGAGCCATGATCTTCTTCATAGAGTCATCTCATCTCATCAATGATATTCTGTGAAGCATGCATGAGTAACATGACCCATAATGGTTTTCATATTTAAAAGAGTGAAGTCATAATATGCCAATTTTTCATCTTTGATTTCAATAGTAATGCGATGGTTTTCTATACCAACTGTTATGCAGCATAGACATGGTGAATGTAAGGATAAAGCATCTAAAACAGAAAGCTCTATTGCCAAGCATCCTCCCCAAACTCGAAGCGGGAAACATCGCCATGGTTTGTCTTTCCAAGTTATCTTTTTGAAATATGCCAAAATTTAGTTACACATCAAGTTCTAGAGAACACAACCTCATAGCATCTATtcagaaaaatagaaatatacaaaacaaaaacaaagggGAAGAGCAACTACATGATTTTCATATACCTTTTCTCCTAGAAATAAAATCAACCGAAAAAGTTCTTTACTGCTTTTGACAGGTTATATTAAGAAAAGCAATTATGCTGAGTTATGTTTCCAACCAGCTATGGTATGGGGTggggtaaaataaataaaacaaaaaaaaaagaaacagcaaCGGCAAGACTTAAAAACATTTAACTTAACTGCTGTTACTTAAAGCTAACTCCTTCACAATAGATTGTATGTCCATCAATATAACATGTTATCAGTAGATATAATTAACAGAAGAGTGGGTTCATTACTACAATAAACACACACCTCTGAATTTTGTGGAAGCCACAGCAGTAAGGAGTACCTTCAGCACTTGGAGAATAGTACTGCATATTGATTCACAAGAATGAATATCACACAGAACTTATATTCAGTCAGCAAAGCTCGATGGGTAGAGATTTGCATACCTATCTGGTGATGAATTATCAATACAACTGCACACCATATTTAGAATGTCTGTAAACAGTGGGACATTTTTACCGCCATCTAACCCAGGATCTCCTTCCAAATGATCATAAGCAATAAGTTTCTGTATTAATGGAAATCAAGAAGAATGAGCAAGATTTTGCTATTCGGCATTACTAAGCATCATAACAGCTATAAGAATTAGTTGAACAACTCATTCAGCAGCATCAAAAACAGATGCACATACATGAAGACAATCCAAAGCAGGATCTAGAATTTTCAAGTTCTTTGTCTCAAATGCAAGACGAAGTGGATTTAAAATAAGCTCTGCATCAGGTCCATCAAGTGTCTGCCCAGCATTCGCTAGAACAACCGTAATATTACCACCCTTAGCCTTCTGTGACTGATCTGCTTCTGTTCTAGTCGCTGCCCCATCTTCAGTTTCATTTGTGCTAGCAACAACCCAAAATGTATTCAATTTAAACTACACCAAATACATCATGTCCAATGTTTTATCCAAAAGATGTTTACCTGGCCGATTCAGCTGACGGTGCCACTTGATTGGCCTCactcgaataataataataatttaagatAAGATTATTAGTAGCACAACAACTACATCATCTCCAAGGATCAATGGCGCAAATTGAACAGTGAACAGCTTAAACAATATCATCTAAGCtgaaaataaaatcatgaaaattgaataCGCATCAAAGTTCAAATCAGAAGGGGAGGAACAACACAAAAGGCAAGACAAAGTAATTGAAACAGAGATCTAGGGTTGAGAATCGTATAGAAAAAGCTAACCTGTATAATTCTTAATAGCTTTCTGGAGGTCCTGGTACTTCTTGCTGGAACACTCCTTCAACATAGAATCAAACGCTCGAGTGACGAAACCACCGGCCGCCATTTCCTCTGGCTCTCTCGAAAATGCAGATCACATGCAGTGCTGAAAGTCGGAGACCGGAATTCGAGGAAATGCAGGCGAGATTCCAGATCACGGCGAAATCGAAACGAGATGGTTTCTATCTGAAGAGCTCGCAGATTTTTCCGGCGAAGATGGAATTCGGTGACGCAGAGAGAGATCTGAGAGATGGAAGAAGCAGAGGGTGATAGTGTCAGATCTGATGggtaataataaataagaagaGGATGATGTTGTCggttttaatttgatattttgaCGTGTCTGCTTTGGTCACCGTAGTGGAACCATTCCATGGGCATTGCATTGCTTCCCCGAGCTGAGATTTCAGAACAAAGCTAAATTTTGGAACACTGACTgtacaatgaatttttttactattttttttttttttggacttggaatttttttactattttttcctCTATAATACAAATGAGTAATACTAGATCGacgatttttttttgtcaatataaactatttttttattggaaGAATGGACAAAAATATAACCGAAAGCATAGTGGTAAAAATCGAATTCGTAATTAAACTGATtaggttatttatttattaatttattagtttaattgataaattattagttaaatagataaaattaattttacataaataaaaatataaaataataaaaaattatatatatatatataatagaatagttTTTTTAAATTCCACAATTTATTTACAATAGTTCTATGCATGATCGGTTTTTGTTCTATAGTTAATTTTTGGGTTctatacaaaattttgtattcttgtatcttgtttggtgataaaataaaacaaattatgaaaatttaatttactctatttttatacattaaaaaattgagaaaaaaatataataataaaaaaatataattataaaaaattaacaaaaataatgaaagaaaaaataaaaaataagttgtatcTCTTGTTAGTGTCTCCATgtcacaaaatatactaattcagtGTCCCTAAATATAATGTCTCTATCCATGTCTCATCTATCAAAGGCAGCCTAAGAGTTGATCCTTGTTCTTGCAAGGATAATGTTTGTGATGGTGCTGAAGtcattctaaaataatatggaaTAATAAAGGtataaaacaacaattattataaattcacatcatctaTACAATAACATCAATAAAAACAACTATAAacactaaaaatcaaacaaaagacATCAACTTGCCATTAACCTAAAcagatttataataaaaaaattcaacaaattcaagaaatttataatcaagaatcaacaaattcataatcaagaatcaacaaattcaaccagttataattaacaatataatataaataaaataattaaaaaactgATGCAGAAGTAGAGAAGTGAGGAATGAGGAGACTACTAATCTATCCGAGAGAGGACGCGACGACAGCAACGACGATGCGGAGCAACAGTCGCGAAGCGAGGAGCCGAAGAAGACTACTTACAAGCCAAAACACGACAGGAGACGTCGTTGGAGACACACCGTGTCCATCAAGACAAAGAAGACGAGACTGCCGGCGGTGAGGTGAGGTGAGGTTGAGAGAGACTATGGTGTGATGAGGTGAGGAAGAGACTTCACTAAGGGTTGGAGCTTGGGCTGGGAGTGAGTTAAGGCAGCTCATAAAACAGCTTGAGTTCGACTCGTTAATAGCTCGATAAGCTAAACTCGTGAGTTAATGAGTCAAGCTTGAGCATGAAATTGAGatcataaattatatatatacatatgaaattgtactatataattatatatattaatcttaattatttaaaatttcatatttattttttacatataattttgatgtaggacataaataaaaaatttataatttattgatagataacaatatataaaattgatctttttaaatattttttaaaatatataagttataatttattgatatagaattataaaTTATGTTGCTATTATTTGAGCCAACTCGTGAGTT is part of the Arachis duranensis cultivar V14167 chromosome 1, aradu.V14167.gnm2.J7QH, whole genome shotgun sequence genome and encodes:
- the LOC107496002 gene encoding brefeldin A-inhibited guanine nucleotide-exchange protein 5, translating into MAAGGFVTRAFDSMLKECSSKKYQDLQKAIKNYTGYCCATNNLILNYYYYSSEANQVAPSAESASTNETEDGAATRTEADQSQKAKGGNITVVLANAGQTLDGPDAELILNPLRLAFETKNLKILDPALDCLHKLIAYDHLEGDPGLDGGKNVPLFTDILNMVCSCIDNSSPDSTILQVLKVLLTAVASTKFRVHGEPLLGVIRVCYNIALNSKSPINQATSKAMLTQMISIIFRRMETNPVETSGGHTATEAASAENSNTKYDETSLGESNEKEMTLGDALSQAKDALPASLEELQHLAGGADIKGLEAVLDKAVHTEDGKQIIRGIDLESMGIVQRDALLVFRTLCKMGMKEDNDEVTTKTRILSLELLQGLLEGVSHSFTKNFHFIDSVKAYLSYALLRASVSQSPVIFQYATGIFLVLLLRFRESLKGEIGIFFPLIVLRPLDSLEFPINQKLSVLRMLEKVCKDPQMLVDIFVNYDCDLDAPNLFERMVTALSKIAQGTQNTDPNAVAVSQTASIKGSSLQALVSVLKSLVEWEQSHKELNLNNNQQEGSSVEDSFEVKSREDVTSNFEKAKAHKSTLEAAIAEFNRKPTKGLEYLISNKLVENEPASVAQFLKNTPNLDKVVIGDYLGQHEEFPLAVMHAYVDSMKFAGMKFDIAIREFLKGFRLPGEAQKIDRIMEKFAERYCADNPSLFKNADTAYVLAYAVIMLNTDAHNPMVWPKMSKSDFVRMNARDDAEECAPRELLEEIYDSIVKEEIKMKDDTTFIGKSSRQKPEGEEGRLVSILNLALPRRKLSEDAKSESEAIIKKTQAIFRNKEVKRGVFYTAQQIELVRPMVEAVGWPLLATFSVTMEEGENKPRVVLLMEGFKAGIHITYVLGMDTMRYAFLTSLVRFTFLHAPKEMRSKNVEALRTLLVISDSDMNSLQDTWNAVLECISRLEFITSTPAISATVMHGSNQISRDAVVQSLKELAGKPSEQVFMNSVKLPSDSVVEFFTALCGVSAEELKQSPARVFSLQKLVEISYYNMARIRMVWARIWSVLANHFISAGSHHDEKIAMYAIDSLRQLGMKYLERAELANFSFQNDILKPFVVLMRNSQSESKRRLIVDCIVQMTKSKVGNIKSGWRSVFMIFTAAADDELESIVESAFENVEQVILEHFDQVVGDCFMDCVNCLIRFANNKTSHRISLKAIALLRICEDRLAEGLIPGGALMPIDANLDATMDVTEHYWFPMLAGLSDLTSDQRPEVRSCALEVLFDLLNERGSKFSTSFWESIFHRVLFPIFDHVRHAGKEGFVSTDDDWFRETSIHSLQLLCNLFNTFYKEVCFMLPPLLSLLLDCAKKTDQTVVSISLGALVHLIEVGGHQFSDSDWNTLLKSIRDASYTTQPVELLNALGFENLGKHGGIVGDSGENVGDNVTIKPIVNEVGEHQLDGSDNGRLSTLASPNTNADGVEDSASHTNVEQSEGLPSPSGRTPRAADGGLHRSQTLGQRIMGNMMDNLFLRNLTSKSKSGVPDASQPTSPVRVADIIEPDTKNEESPLLATVRGKCITQLLLLGAMDGIQKKYWTKLKAEQKIAVLDILLSLLEFAASYNSSTSLRTRMHQIPDERPPMNLLRQELAGTGIYLNILQKSTYGFETNSEKGLQADGFQDAGSDAEEKFERIAEEKLVSFCEQVLREASDLQSSSGETANIDIHRVLELRAPVIVKVLKSMCLMNNKIFRRHLREIYPLLMKLVCCDQMDVRGALGDLFQAQLKPLLP